The following are encoded in a window of Candidatus Spechtbacterales bacterium genomic DNA:
- the recJ gene encoding single-stranded-DNA-specific exonuclease RecJ: MSLFNKIWKLQESAPAEFLNAHPNYSRTTKQLLWNRDIKKEEDIDNFFNSNYNKDVHSPHTLKDIDRAVSRISSALDKGESILIYGDYDADGVCGTALLREVFNELGAKKLSTYIPHREDEGYGLNTPSIKDFIKEGINLIVTVDCGSSNIEEIEFANSSGIDVVVIDHHQITRDDNPAFAHVNPHQEDDKYPFKDLCGTGVAFKVCTALLDFRRKKGAKAPMEGWEKWLLDLVALATVTDVMPLKGENRTLVKYGLYVLAQTRRPGLQALLEKARVNATYEDGDISTNLDGFTLGFILGPRINAAGRMEHANLALDLLNAKTKKEADVLAHILDTKNKERQKLVEDIINEIDHKQLESSNVIFAGTHDWPIGVAGIVAGRLTQAYNKPAFIYQKKGNKLIGSVRGPEHLNIVEILQGCEDFLDKFGGHRQAAGFTALVEHEDNLLRSLKTQVALAMGEMSKEEVSPRVVVDSEISAEEINWNLYDELEKFDPYGESNPKPVFLLRGVIIRKPSMVGDAKNHFKCLIETSSGRTLKAIGFRFPPEVAHTGDGSPADILFELDKNEWNGTRELDLKLVDVSAKYLL; encoded by the coding sequence ATGAGTCTTTTTAATAAAATATGGAAGTTGCAAGAATCTGCTCCCGCGGAGTTTTTAAATGCGCATCCAAATTATTCACGCACCACAAAACAGCTTTTGTGGAATAGGGATATAAAAAAGGAGGAAGATATAGATAACTTTTTTAATTCTAATTACAACAAAGATGTACATAGCCCTCACACCTTAAAAGATATTGACCGAGCTGTTTCACGGATTAGCAGTGCCTTAGATAAAGGTGAGAGCATCTTAATTTATGGAGATTATGATGCCGATGGGGTTTGTGGAACAGCTTTGTTAAGAGAAGTTTTTAATGAGTTGGGGGCTAAAAAATTATCAACATACATACCTCATCGGGAGGATGAGGGTTACGGGCTTAACACACCCTCTATAAAGGATTTTATAAAAGAGGGTATTAATCTTATAGTTACCGTAGATTGCGGATCAAGCAACATAGAGGAAATAGAGTTTGCTAACAGTAGCGGTATAGATGTTGTAGTAATAGACCATCATCAGATTACTCGAGATGATAACCCTGCCTTCGCGCATGTGAACCCTCACCAGGAGGATGACAAGTACCCTTTTAAGGATCTTTGCGGGACAGGGGTAGCGTTTAAAGTATGCACCGCTCTTTTGGATTTTCGCCGCAAGAAGGGTGCCAAGGCGCCCATGGAAGGGTGGGAGAAGTGGCTTTTAGATTTGGTCGCGCTTGCAACAGTTACAGACGTCATGCCGCTCAAGGGAGAGAACAGGACGTTAGTAAAATACGGTCTTTATGTTCTTGCCCAAACACGCCGACCCGGCCTACAGGCGCTTTTAGAAAAAGCCCGTGTAAATGCAACATATGAAGATGGAGATATTTCCACCAACCTGGACGGATTTACCTTAGGTTTCATTTTGGGTCCGCGTATAAACGCCGCCGGAAGAATGGAACACGCTAATTTGGCATTAGATCTTTTGAATGCGAAAACAAAAAAAGAAGCGGATGTTTTGGCGCATATTTTAGATACAAAAAATAAAGAGCGCCAAAAACTTGTAGAAGACATTATTAACGAGATAGACCACAAGCAACTGGAAAGTTCAAATGTTATTTTCGCCGGTACCCATGACTGGCCGATAGGTGTCGCGGGTATTGTAGCGGGACGCCTTACGCAAGCATATAATAAGCCGGCCTTTATATACCAGAAGAAAGGAAACAAGCTCATCGGATCTGTTAGAGGTCCTGAGCATTTAAATATAGTAGAAATATTGCAGGGATGTGAAGATTTTCTTGATAAATTCGGAGGTCACAGGCAGGCAGCCGGCTTCACAGCTTTAGTTGAACATGAGGATAATCTTTTACGTAGCTTAAAGACCCAGGTGGCCCTGGCGATGGGAGAAATGTCTAAAGAGGAGGTATCGCCACGGGTTGTTGTTGATTCGGAAATAAGCGCTGAAGAAATAAACTGGAATTTGTATGATGAACTTGAAAAATTTGATCCATATGGAGAGAGTAACCCCAAGCCGGTTTTTTTATTACGCGGAGTTATAATAAGAAAACCCAGCATGGTGGGAGATGCCAAGAATCATTTCAAGTGTCTTATTGAAACATCATCAGGACGGACACTAAAAGCCATAGGATTTCGTTTCCCCCCCGAGGTAGCTCACACAGGGGATGGCTCACCTGCCGATATTCTTTTTGAGTTAGATAAAAATGAGTGGAACGGAACTCGTGAATTAGATCTCAAGCTTGTAGATGTCAGTGCAAAATATTTGTTGTAG
- a CDS encoding ribonuclease HI family protein, whose product MAKNSKKKIEIYTDGGARGNPGPAALGVVIGAPLNKSYSEFLGKKTNNEAEYEAVAFALKKLKSLLGKDNVKDLEVEVFMDSDLAVNQLNHKYKVESENIIPIFIKIHNLRLDYGKVHFTHVPREKNKDADKMVNIELDKQAGGSSLF is encoded by the coding sequence ATGGCAAAGAACTCAAAGAAAAAAATTGAAATTTACACAGACGGAGGAGCGCGCGGAAATCCGGGCCCCGCGGCTTTGGGTGTTGTAATTGGTGCCCCTTTGAACAAGAGCTACTCAGAGTTTTTGGGTAAAAAAACCAATAATGAGGCCGAGTATGAGGCAGTTGCCTTTGCTTTAAAAAAACTAAAGTCTCTTTTGGGCAAGGACAATGTAAAAGACCTGGAAGTTGAAGTTTTTATGGATTCGGACTTGGCAGTAAACCAGCTTAATCATAAATATAAAGTTGAAAGCGAAAACATTATTCCTATATTTATAAAAATCCATAATTTGCGTCTGGATTATGGAAAAGTTCACTTTACTCACGTTCCCAGAGAGAAAAATAAAGACGCGGATAAGATGGTAAATATAGAGTTGGACAAACAAGCGGGAGGCAGTAGTTTATTTTGA
- a CDS encoding helix-turn-helix domain-containing protein, with amino-acid sequence MSTNQLQQLSTHLQVLGLQEKEAKVYVASSFLGPSPVQQIAKQAGINRPTAYVILEQLAEKGLVSESTEEKKAVYVPEPPEALERWLEKQEKELEFKKRELKEMIPKLKNTHRENIPDAPQVRFYRGLDGINAVLAESFRKAKSKSEVYGFTNIDRVQKIFPKYFTQAPSKRVKKSISSKVLYWSTKTDEPSDEKLLRTTQKIDAPPKADITLFEDRATLLTYNDKDSVGIVIESKDIVGALRQVFELAWKNQDTKEGEDK; translated from the coding sequence ATGAGCACAAACCAACTACAACAATTATCAACACACCTGCAAGTTTTAGGATTGCAGGAAAAAGAAGCAAAGGTTTACGTTGCCTCCTCTTTTTTAGGCCCTTCTCCAGTACAACAGATTGCCAAGCAGGCAGGCATAAATAGGCCCACAGCTTATGTTATACTTGAGCAACTCGCTGAAAAGGGGCTGGTAAGTGAATCGACAGAAGAAAAGAAGGCAGTATATGTTCCCGAACCACCCGAAGCTCTTGAGCGGTGGCTTGAAAAACAGGAGAAAGAGCTTGAATTTAAAAAAAGAGAGCTGAAAGAGATGATTCCAAAACTTAAAAATACTCACAGAGAAAACATACCGGATGCGCCTCAAGTAAGGTTTTACAGGGGCTTGGACGGCATCAATGCCGTGTTGGCGGAATCTTTTAGAAAAGCTAAATCCAAGTCCGAGGTTTATGGCTTTACCAATATTGACCGGGTGCAAAAAATATTTCCTAAGTATTTTACTCAGGCCCCCAGTAAGAGAGTAAAAAAGAGTATATCAAGCAAGGTTTTGTACTGGTCTACAAAAACAGATGAGCCTTCGGATGAAAAATTACTTCGCACTACCCAAAAAATAGATGCGCCCCCAAAGGCCGATATTACTTTGTTTGAAGATCGCGCTACGCTTCTTACTTATAACGATAAGGATTCAGTAGGTATTGTTATAGAAAGCAAGGATATAGTAGGGGCTTTACGCCAGGTTTTTGAGCTCGCGTGGAAAAATCAAGATACTAAAGAAGGTGAAGATAAATAA
- a CDS encoding phosphoglycerate kinase translates to MKKLKDIDIKPGTRVLLRADFNVAMDKGNIEDDFRMRATLPTINYLRERGARVLILAHLGRPKDGYEEPLSLMPIAEHLGTLLSADIKFFEEIEIAEQELPKMENGEVAVLENLRFDKREEEGSEEFAKELAALGDVYVNDAFGVIHREHASVYALAKLLPHSAGLLVEKEVDILSTIRKEPAKPLVFVMGGSKVETKIKTLYKLFGSIDDVCLGGLMSNSIMKLKGMEIGKSMYDKGIDLVYIDGMNLNDEKIHLPLDVVVSTDASGKNSVRVTDIEHIEKDEMILDAGPRTIELFSQIIKKAGTVVWNGPLGLIEVDKFAEGTRGLAQAILKTEAKVVVGGGDVMRIIDEVGAVDKIHHASTGGGAMLEYLAEGTLPALEVLK, encoded by the coding sequence ATGAAGAAATTAAAAGATATAGACATTAAACCCGGAACCCGTGTTTTACTAAGAGCGGATTTTAACGTTGCTATGGACAAGGGAAATATTGAAGATGATTTTCGCATGCGCGCCACACTGCCCACAATAAATTATTTAAGGGAAAGAGGTGCGCGTGTTTTAATATTGGCACACCTGGGAAGGCCGAAGGACGGTTATGAAGAACCTCTTAGCTTAATGCCGATTGCGGAACATTTAGGCACACTTTTAAGTGCGGATATTAAATTTTTTGAGGAAATAGAAATAGCGGAACAGGAATTGCCGAAAATGGAAAATGGAGAAGTGGCTGTTTTAGAAAATCTAAGGTTTGATAAAAGGGAGGAGGAAGGAAGCGAGGAGTTTGCGAAAGAACTCGCCGCCTTAGGCGATGTTTATGTGAATGATGCTTTTGGTGTAATTCACAGAGAGCATGCATCTGTTTATGCCTTGGCTAAACTTCTTCCTCATTCAGCCGGACTGCTTGTTGAAAAAGAAGTGGATATTTTAAGTACAATTCGCAAAGAGCCTGCAAAACCTCTTGTTTTTGTGATGGGAGGTAGCAAGGTTGAAACAAAAATAAAAACACTGTATAAACTTTTTGGTAGCATTGACGATGTGTGTCTTGGGGGGTTAATGTCAAACTCTATCATGAAGCTTAAGGGAATGGAAATTGGAAAATCGATGTATGATAAGGGTATCGACTTGGTATATATAGATGGAATGAACTTGAACGATGAAAAAATTCACCTTCCTTTGGATGTTGTTGTATCAACTGATGCTTCGGGTAAAAATTCTGTTAGGGTAACAGATATAGAACACATTGAAAAAGATGAGATGATATTGGATGCCGGCCCCAGAACAATAGAGTTATTCTCTCAGATAATAAAAAAGGCTGGAACCGTAGTGTGGAATGGACCACTGGGTCTTATAGAGGTTGATAAATTTGCTGAAGGCACGCGCGGGCTTGCACAAGCCATACTTAAAACAGAGGCAAAAGTTGTTGTAGGAGGGGGCGATGTTATGCGTATAATAGATGAGGTTGGCGCTGTTGATAAAATACACCATGCTTCAACCGGAGGCGGGGCCATGCTGGAATATCTTGCAGAGGGAACCTTACCTGCTTTGGAAGTTCTTAAGTAG